In Dyadobacter subterraneus, a single genomic region encodes these proteins:
- a CDS encoding patatin-like phospholipase family protein, producing MKKIALVLSGGGARGISHIGAIKALEERGLKPDIISGTSAGSFIGALIAYGYTADEIFDIILKTRFSSYLRFGFSFGGLLKIDRVEEIIKKYIPENTFEALKIPLVVTATDLHAGQEVTFRSGNLGKVILASCCLPGVFKPYNLDGRELIDGAIFNNLPVAPIEKEADYIIGIHCNPLLFDKPFSHMHQIAVRSIRMAMRHKAKASLDRCDLLIEAPELGTFNTFDFTKARKLYDIGYRYTKALLTEKEIDFNRLDVRD from the coding sequence ATGAAAAAGATTGCATTAGTTTTATCAGGCGGCGGAGCCCGTGGAATATCTCATATTGGAGCGATTAAGGCACTGGAAGAACGTGGCTTAAAACCGGATATCATCAGTGGAACAAGCGCCGGTTCTTTCATTGGTGCGTTGATTGCTTACGGATATACCGCTGACGAAATTTTTGACATTATCCTTAAAACCCGGTTCAGTTCTTACTTGCGGTTCGGATTCAGTTTTGGCGGATTACTAAAAATTGACAGGGTTGAAGAAATAATCAAAAAATATATCCCTGAAAATACCTTTGAAGCTCTAAAAATTCCTCTTGTCGTGACGGCAACAGATCTTCATGCGGGACAGGAAGTTACCTTCAGAAGCGGAAATCTGGGAAAAGTAATTTTGGCTTCATGCTGTCTGCCAGGTGTTTTTAAACCTTACAATCTGGATGGAAGGGAATTGATTGACGGTGCCATTTTCAATAATTTACCGGTAGCTCCAATCGAAAAAGAAGCCGATTACATCATAGGAATTCACTGTAACCCGCTTCTTTTTGACAAGCCATTTTCACATATGCATCAAATCGCAGTGCGAAGTATCAGAATGGCCATGCGTCATAAAGCCAAAGCAAGTCTGGATCGTTGCGATCTTCTTATTGAAGCACCTGAACTTGGTACTTTTAATACTTTTGATTTTACAAAAGCACGGAAGTTGTATGATATCGGATATAGATATACAAAAGCGCTGCTGACTGAAAAGGAAATTGACTTTAACCGATTAGATGTCAGGGATTAG
- a CDS encoding vanadium-dependent haloperoxidase, translated as MKIQFLLPLLLIGFLTGCNKIDEKLPELNGSIIGQVTSQMTDVMVHDVTNPPLGARFYSYACLAGYEVVAQNDSSYKTMHGVLNGFPEIKKPEGVTKYSYQLSAVMAMLETAKKMQPSGGLMLQKFQDHLLDSCKTLGFSEEIIAGSKEYGLGISKQILKYAKADRYNRISNFPRYAPMEGKGNWYPTPPGYFPPVEPYFKTVRPFTLDTSSQFRPAPPTPFSEDKNSDFFKLMLANYNVKQEGDAKVTAAFWDCNPFALENKGHLLVGMKKISPGAHWIGITDIACKQAKTDFPKTLLITTSVAVGLMDAFMACWDEKYRSNRIRPETVIRKYIDPNWKPFLQTPPFPEYLSGHSVVSSAAAVILTHYLGDNFAYTDTVEERFGLKARKFKSFNDAAKESGLSRFYGGIHFMDAVENGWIQGGKVGNWVVGKLSAVNQNLVITDKKVVSR; from the coding sequence ATGAAAATTCAGTTCCTCCTTCCACTCTTGTTGATTGGTTTTTTGACAGGGTGTAATAAAATAGATGAAAAATTACCAGAATTGAATGGCTCCATCATTGGCCAGGTTACCAGTCAAATGACCGACGTTATGGTGCATGATGTTACCAATCCGCCCCTTGGAGCACGTTTTTATTCTTACGCTTGTCTGGCCGGTTATGAAGTTGTGGCTCAAAATGATTCATCATATAAAACAATGCACGGCGTTTTGAATGGCTTTCCAGAGATTAAAAAACCGGAAGGCGTAACAAAGTATTCTTACCAGCTGAGTGCCGTGATGGCGATGTTGGAAACGGCAAAGAAGATGCAGCCATCAGGTGGTTTGATGCTTCAAAAATTTCAGGATCATTTATTGGATTCATGTAAAACATTGGGTTTTAGTGAGGAAATAATTGCGGGTTCAAAAGAATATGGATTGGGAATCAGCAAACAGATCTTGAAGTATGCGAAAGCGGACAGATATAATCGTATCAGCAATTTTCCACGTTATGCGCCCATGGAAGGAAAGGGGAATTGGTATCCAACGCCTCCCGGATATTTTCCACCGGTTGAGCCGTATTTCAAGACTGTTCGTCCGTTTACGCTGGATACTTCATCGCAATTTCGTCCTGCTCCGCCAACTCCTTTTTCAGAAGACAAGAATTCTGATTTCTTTAAACTGATGCTTGCCAATTATAATGTAAAACAGGAAGGTGATGCAAAAGTTACCGCGGCCTTCTGGGATTGCAATCCTTTTGCTTTGGAAAATAAAGGGCATTTATTGGTTGGAATGAAGAAAATTTCTCCCGGCGCTCATTGGATTGGTATTACGGATATTGCATGTAAACAAGCCAAAACAGATTTCCCCAAAACACTTTTGATTACCACTTCCGTAGCCGTTGGACTGATGGATGCATTTATGGCATGTTGGGACGAAAAGTATAGAAGCAACCGGATTCGTCCGGAAACTGTGATCCGCAAATATATTGATCCAAACTGGAAACCGTTTTTACAAACCCCGCCATTTCCGGAATATCTGAGTGGTCACTCGGTAGTTTCTTCTGCCGCTGCTGTTATCTTAACACATTATTTGGGCGATAATTTTGCTTATACCGATACCGTAGAAGAACGTTTCGGATTGAAAGCAAGAAAATTCAAATCATTTAATGATGCTGCAAAAGAATCCGGATTATCCAGATTTTACGGCGGAATTCATTTTATGGACGCCGTTGAAAATGGCTGGATCCAGGGCGGAAAAGTTGGAAATTGGGTGGTTGGAAAGCTGTCGGCTGTCAATCAAAATTTGGTCATAACCGATAAGAAAGTGGTAAGCCGATAA
- a CDS encoding RagB/SusD family nutrient uptake outer membrane protein: protein MKFNYKNILLFGLLGTAGLVSCDTDFLDTTPLTEISADLVWKDGALSEAFVTEIYNGLQQGGFSEQMLASLTDEAVFTHTGRNINTINEGSLSPSNLGWEDDTYRWSPMYTRIRACNIALQNLYSSTSFSDQTLKDRLKGETHFLRAYYYNQLLRVYGAVPLVTKVYGLGEDYTVARNTYDECVKFIVKDADSAAVYLDGKTLQSGRATKLAALALKSRVLLNAASDLHDIPTAKAKSTVIAGYSNPEFLGYVSGDRKARWAAALAAAKAVVDAGTGYKLNLTAPVSAEEGRLNYISLAMGGGSADKTLDASAAVDLILARQFTPGKSEGARQTGLNNGPNGYHNWAGNTPIGLLVDDYQMMDGTTFHWTNPVQAANPYVNRDPRFYASIMYDGAPWKPRDKISGNVDPANQIQTGTYDLADSKGAVFNRKGLDTRSSSIEDWNGSRTGYYMRKFIDPNPNLVDNTDRQNIPWPFFRYTEAVFNFIEASIETGNEADALLWLNRIRFRAGMPAVKASGADLTAAYRLEKRIEMAYEEQRYYDARRWMIAPSTLGRKLTFINVLGKFKAGKTMTEPYKHDESVYNYTYSPVEDTQHENRQWLDKMYFRPFGRDESNRNKLLVQNPGYDK from the coding sequence ATGAAATTCAATTACAAGAATATTTTACTTTTTGGCTTACTGGGTACCGCTGGTCTGGTATCTTGTGATACAGATTTCCTCGACACAACTCCGTTAACTGAAATCAGTGCGGATCTTGTCTGGAAAGATGGTGCATTGTCTGAAGCATTTGTTACCGAAATATACAACGGTTTACAGCAAGGTGGTTTCTCAGAACAAATGCTGGCATCCCTGACTGATGAAGCTGTATTTACGCATACAGGAAGAAACATCAATACAATTAATGAAGGTAGTTTAAGCCCTTCTAACCTTGGATGGGAAGATGATACTTACAGATGGAGCCCAATGTATACACGTATCCGCGCCTGTAACATTGCTCTTCAAAACCTTTATTCGAGTACATCTTTTAGTGACCAGACATTGAAGGATCGCCTAAAAGGAGAAACACATTTCTTACGTGCATATTACTATAACCAGCTTTTGCGCGTTTACGGTGCTGTTCCGCTAGTCACAAAAGTTTATGGTCTTGGTGAGGACTACACGGTGGCAAGAAATACTTATGATGAGTGCGTTAAATTTATCGTGAAAGATGCTGACAGCGCAGCTGTTTATCTGGATGGAAAAACATTGCAATCCGGACGTGCGACCAAATTGGCTGCATTAGCTTTGAAATCCCGCGTTCTTCTTAATGCGGCGAGCGATTTGCATGATATTCCTACGGCAAAAGCAAAATCAACAGTAATTGCCGGTTACTCAAACCCTGAGTTTTTAGGTTATGTTAGCGGTGATCGTAAAGCACGTTGGGCGGCTGCCCTTGCTGCTGCAAAAGCAGTAGTTGACGCTGGTACTGGTTATAAATTAAACCTTACAGCGCCGGTTTCAGCAGAAGAAGGAAGATTGAACTACATTTCACTTGCTATGGGTGGTGGAAGTGCAGATAAAACACTGGATGCTTCGGCGGCAGTTGATTTGATACTTGCACGTCAGTTTACTCCTGGAAAAAGTGAAGGTGCACGTCAGACAGGTTTGAACAACGGTCCTAACGGATACCACAACTGGGCGGGAAATACACCAATCGGTTTGTTAGTAGATGATTACCAAATGATGGATGGTACTACTTTTCACTGGACTAACCCGGTACAAGCGGCTAATCCTTATGTAAACCGTGATCCACGTTTCTATGCAAGTATTATGTATGACGGTGCCCCCTGGAAACCTCGTGATAAAATTTCTGGTAACGTTGACCCTGCAAACCAGATTCAGACTGGTACTTATGATCTTGCGGATAGCAAAGGTGCTGTATTTAACAGAAAAGGATTGGATACCCGCAGTAGTTCTATCGAAGACTGGAATGGTAGCCGTACAGGTTATTACATGCGTAAATTCATTGACCCGAATCCAAATTTAGTAGATAATACAGATCGTCAGAACATACCATGGCCATTCTTCCGTTACACTGAGGCTGTTTTCAACTTTATTGAAGCTTCAATCGAAACAGGTAATGAAGCAGATGCTTTATTATGGCTGAACAGAATCCGCTTCCGTGCGGGTATGCCGGCAGTCAAAGCAAGCGGGGCTGACCTTACTGCGGCTTACCGTTTGGAAAAAAGAATCGAGATGGCTTACGAAGAGCAGCGTTACTATGATGCCAGACGTTGGATGATCGCACCTTCAACATTGGGAAGAAAACTTACTTTCATAAACGTACTCGGTAAATTTAAAGCGGGTAAAACAATGACTGAACCTTACAAACATGATGAATCAGTATATAATTATACATATTCACCAGTTGAAGATACGCAGCATGAGAACCGTCAGTGGCTGGATAAAATGTACTTCCGTCCGTTTGGCCGTGATGAAAGTAACCGTAACAAATTGTTAGTTCAAAATCCTGGTTACGATAAATAA
- a CDS encoding MBL fold metallo-hydrolase — MNLHVIDTGYFKLDGGAMFGVVPKTLWNRHNPADEKNLCNWAMRCLLIEDGNKLILVDTGLGDKQDEKFFGFYDLNGDATLIDSIKKAGFSTEDVTDVVLTHLHFDHVGGAVKYSADKSLLIPTFPKATYWSNEAHWQWATNPNPREKASFLKENILPIKESGQLKYIEKGNSPFSNIDFIHVDGHTEQMMLPFITYKDQKIIYAADLIPSSYHLPLPWVMSYDVRPLITMVEKETILQKAADEKCILLFEHDPTYEAAIVEQTEKGIKILERGDLRNFL, encoded by the coding sequence ATGAATTTACATGTTATAGATACTGGTTATTTCAAGCTTGATGGCGGTGCCATGTTTGGCGTGGTTCCCAAAACGTTGTGGAACCGGCACAATCCGGCAGATGAGAAAAATCTTTGCAACTGGGCTATGCGGTGTTTATTGATTGAAGACGGCAATAAATTAATCCTGGTTGATACCGGCCTTGGAGATAAACAAGACGAAAAATTTTTCGGATTTTATGATCTAAACGGAGATGCTACTTTAATAGATTCTATAAAAAAAGCAGGTTTTTCAACCGAAGATGTTACGGACGTTGTACTAACTCACTTACATTTTGACCACGTCGGCGGTGCTGTTAAATACAGTGCGGATAAATCGCTTTTGATACCCACTTTTCCCAAAGCCACTTACTGGTCAAACGAAGCACACTGGCAATGGGCAACGAACCCAAACCCGAGAGAAAAAGCGTCGTTTTTGAAGGAAAATATTTTACCCATTAAAGAATCCGGACAATTAAAATATATCGAAAAAGGGAATTCACCTTTCTCAAATATAGACTTCATTCACGTTGACGGGCATACTGAACAAATGATGCTGCCTTTTATTACATACAAAGATCAAAAGATCATTTACGCAGCAGATTTAATCCCGTCATCCTACCATTTACCGTTACCATGGGTTATGAGTTATGACGTCAGACCGTTAATCACAATGGTTGAAAAAGAAACAATACTTCAAAAAGCAGCAGACGAAAAGTGTATTCTTCTCTTTGAACACGATCCAACTTACGAAGCAGCGATAGTTGAGCAAACAGAAAAGGGAATCAAAATTTTGGAACGAGGGGATTTGAGGAATTTTCTTTAG
- a CDS encoding VCBS repeat-containing protein gives MKLKIGFLPAAFLFVIFILIGCNKSEKSSENKAEVSGTPLFTLLPAEKTKVDFQNTLTEGLNTNVLMYEYFYNGGGVAVGDVNGDGLDDIYFTGNMVSNKLYLNKGNMQFEDITAAANVAGRESPWKTGVTMADVNGDGLLDIYVCYSGTVSPDKLKNQLFINKGPNASGIPQFEEKAEQYGLANSSTSTQAAFFDYDRDGDLDMFLLNHNPKALPILDESSTAQILKKEDPSAGARLYRNNMKTGQEPVFEDVTIKAGIQSSALSYGLGIGISDVNMDGWLDMYVSNDYSVPDFLYINNKNGTFTDVIESGIGHTSHSSMGNEIADFNNDGFPDIFTLDMLPEDNRRQKLLVGLDNYELFDFNVKMGFHHQYMRNMLQLNEGITGSSAGKSVTPMFSEIGQLSGVSNTDWSWAPLFADYDNDGWKDLFITNGNLRDFTNMDFVKFMGDHLKRKEGQVRREDILELVYKMPSSNMTNYLFQNNKDLTFRNVATNWGLGQVSNSGGAAYADLDNDGDLDLVVNNINLPAFIYQNEGSKQLKNHYLKLKLAGEEKNTLGTGAKVTIYQKGQQQYLEQMPTRGYQSSVSPVLHFGLGNSAAIDSLKITWLSGKQEKLINPKADQLLTLSEKNAKGKTVIPKSETPIFNAVSSPIAYKNPVNKINDFKRQPLMVNAMSFSNPSLTKGDVNGDKLEDVYIGGGYGEAGKLFLQQKSGAFVSKPVAAFETDKQSEDTDAAFFDANGDGFLDLYVTSGGYANFMPEDVLLQDRLYINDGKGNFTKKTDALPQMLFSKSCVRVADFNGDGKQDLFVGGRVIPGRYPEAPRSYILINNGKGQFTDQTTKIAPELERIGMVTDAAWTDMNGDKKPDLVLVGEWMPITVLVNNVGKLNNKTTDYFEKTYSGWWNKILVDDINGDGKPDFVVGNIGLNTQCKASDAEPVEMVYKDFDDNGSMDPIMSFYIQGKSYPYVTRDEMLDQMSIMRTRFQDYKTYADATVTDIFTPEELKDASHLTSNFLKTAYFESNGSGKLKEKSLPLEVQSSPVYTITAVDFDQDGKKDLLLCGNSSRARLRFGKYDANYGILLKGDDNGNFQYIPQSKSGFALKGDVRSVLPIGNTLLFGINQQEIKAYKFVKK, from the coding sequence ATGAAACTAAAAATTGGCTTTCTACCGGCCGCCTTCCTTTTCGTTATTTTCATTCTGATTGGATGTAATAAATCAGAAAAATCATCAGAGAATAAAGCCGAAGTTTCCGGAACTCCTCTTTTTACCTTACTGCCTGCCGAAAAAACAAAAGTTGATTTTCAAAATACATTAACCGAAGGTTTGAATACCAACGTGCTGATGTATGAATATTTTTACAATGGTGGCGGAGTAGCCGTTGGCGATGTGAACGGCGACGGGCTGGATGATATTTATTTTACCGGAAATATGGTTTCAAACAAATTGTACCTTAATAAAGGGAACATGCAGTTTGAAGATATTACAGCAGCGGCAAATGTAGCCGGACGTGAAAGCCCATGGAAAACCGGCGTTACGATGGCCGATGTAAATGGCGATGGTTTACTGGATATTTACGTTTGTTACTCCGGAACGGTTTCTCCTGACAAATTGAAAAATCAGTTATTTATTAATAAAGGGCCAAATGCTTCAGGTATTCCGCAATTTGAAGAAAAAGCGGAACAGTACGGATTGGCAAATTCAAGCACTAGCACACAAGCCGCATTTTTTGATTATGACCGGGACGGTGATCTCGACATGTTTTTGTTAAATCATAATCCCAAAGCGCTACCAATTTTAGATGAATCTTCAACGGCACAAATTCTAAAAAAAGAAGATCCTTCCGCAGGTGCCAGATTGTATCGGAATAATATGAAAACAGGACAAGAACCTGTATTTGAAGATGTCACTATAAAAGCCGGTATTCAAAGTTCTGCACTCAGTTATGGATTAGGAATTGGTATTTCTGACGTAAACATGGATGGCTGGCTTGATATGTATGTTTCCAATGATTATTCTGTTCCTGATTTTTTATATATCAATAACAAAAACGGAACATTTACAGATGTCATCGAATCAGGCATTGGGCATACTTCCCATTCTTCCATGGGAAATGAAATTGCGGATTTTAATAATGACGGTTTTCCGGATATTTTCACACTGGATATGTTGCCGGAAGATAACCGCAGACAAAAACTTCTTGTTGGTCTTGACAATTATGAATTGTTTGATTTCAACGTAAAAATGGGTTTTCATCATCAGTATATGCGGAATATGCTGCAACTGAATGAGGGAATAACTGGTTCTTCTGCCGGAAAATCTGTAACCCCAATGTTTTCGGAAATCGGACAATTGTCTGGTGTTTCCAACACAGATTGGAGCTGGGCGCCGCTTTTTGCAGATTATGATAATGATGGCTGGAAAGATCTTTTCATCACAAACGGAAACCTGCGTGATTTTACGAACATGGATTTTGTAAAATTCATGGGAGACCATTTGAAGAGAAAAGAAGGTCAGGTGCGCCGTGAAGATATTCTGGAATTGGTTTACAAGATGCCGTCGTCCAACATGACCAATTATTTATTTCAAAATAATAAAGATTTAACATTCAGAAATGTAGCAACCAACTGGGGGCTAGGTCAGGTTTCAAACAGCGGAGGAGCAGCTTATGCAGATTTGGATAATGACGGAGATCTGGATCTGGTGGTAAACAATATCAATCTTCCCGCTTTTATTTATCAGAATGAAGGCAGCAAACAATTGAAAAATCACTACCTGAAACTAAAACTGGCTGGTGAAGAAAAAAACACGCTGGGCACTGGTGCAAAAGTTACCATTTACCAAAAAGGACAACAGCAATATCTGGAACAAATGCCAACGCGTGGATACCAGTCAAGCGTGTCGCCGGTTTTGCATTTTGGACTTGGAAATTCAGCTGCGATTGATTCTTTAAAAATTACTTGGCTAAGTGGAAAACAGGAAAAACTGATCAATCCAAAAGCGGATCAGTTACTTACTTTATCTGAGAAAAATGCCAAAGGTAAAACCGTAATTCCAAAGTCCGAAACTCCGATTTTCAATGCCGTTTCTTCGCCTATTGCCTACAAAAATCCGGTTAACAAGATCAACGATTTCAAACGCCAGCCGCTTATGGTGAATGCCATGTCGTTTTCCAATCCAAGTCTGACAAAAGGAGATGTAAATGGTGATAAGCTGGAAGACGTATACATAGGAGGTGGATATGGTGAAGCAGGTAAATTATTTCTTCAACAAAAAAGCGGGGCTTTTGTATCCAAACCAGTGGCTGCTTTTGAAACGGATAAACAAAGTGAAGATACTGATGCTGCATTTTTTGATGCAAATGGCGACGGATTTCTTGATTTGTATGTAACGAGCGGTGGTTATGCCAACTTCATGCCGGAGGACGTTTTGCTTCAAGACAGACTTTATATCAATGACGGAAAGGGGAATTTCACAAAGAAAACAGACGCCTTGCCGCAAATGCTTTTCAGTAAAAGTTGTGTCAGAGTGGCTGATTTTAATGGTGATGGGAAACAGGATCTTTTTGTAGGTGGAAGAGTTATTCCGGGCAGATATCCGGAAGCGCCGAGAAGTTATATTCTGATCAATAATGGTAAAGGTCAGTTTACGGATCAGACTACGAAAATCGCTCCCGAACTGGAAAGAATCGGTATGGTTACGGATGCAGCCTGGACGGATATGAATGGGGATAAAAAGCCGGATCTTGTTTTGGTTGGAGAGTGGATGCCGATAACTGTTCTGGTTAATAATGTCGGGAAACTGAACAATAAAACAACTGATTATTTTGAAAAAACATACAGCGGCTGGTGGAACAAAATCCTGGTTGACGATATAAATGGTGACGGGAAACCTGATTTTGTAGTCGGTAATATCGGTTTAAATACACAATGTAAAGCCAGTGATGCAGAGCCTGTGGAAATGGTTTACAAAGATTTTGACGACAACGGTTCGATGGATCCGATCATGTCATTTTATATCCAGGGGAAAAGTTATCCATATGTAACGCGTGATGAAATGCTGGATCAGATGAGTATTATGCGGACGCGTTTCCAGGATTATAAAACTTATGCAGACGCAACGGTTACTGACATTTTCACGCCGGAAGAATTGAAAGATGCATCACATTTGACTTCCAACTTTTTAAAAACGGCATATTTTGAAAGTAATGGATCAGGGAAATTGAAGGAAAAATCATTGCCATTGGAAGTGCAGTCTTCACCAGTTTATACCATTACTGCGGTGGATTTTGATCAGGATGGTAAAAAGGATTTATTGTTATGCGGCAATAGCAGTCGGGCCCGTTTGCGCTTTGGAAAATATGATGCCAATTACGGGATTTTATTAAAAGGTGATGATAATGGAAATTTCCAATATATACCACAAAGTAAATCTGGTTTTGCATTGAAGGGCGATGTGCGAAGTGTGCTTCCTATTGGAAATACATTGTTGTTCGGAATCAATCAGCAGGAAATAAAGGCATACAAATTTGTTAAGAAATGA
- a CDS encoding GH92 family glycosyl hydrolase, with protein MFFNSCLRKLSACICLGFLLIFQNSYAQKLPVQYVETRIGTAPAATESAAKHSEAGSELKGQTMPAVGTPHGMTQWTPQTKSTETKCIAPYYYADTHFQGFRGTHWLNGSCVQDYGTLTVMPISGELIVNPEKRASGFRHETEIATPAYYSVKLDDYNITAEVTSLSRTAMLRFSYGEGKDNFIVIEPNSDEGEGFVEIFPERGEVVGYNPVHKIYQGAGQSAGFSGYFVLKFDTPFTQYGVWEDDLISPMGRTKMGKGKREKLGAYVGFGTNQKSVIVQIGTSFTSLEGARNNLKKEQLGKSFDAIRRSTENEWSTALGKMKVKGSEKDKILFYSALYRTKLSPRLYSDVDGQYPSFAGGTPLQKADGFDYYCDYSMWDTFRGSMPLLALLEPKKSGDMMQSLVKKGEQGGWMPIFPIWNSYTAAMIGDHVMSVMADAYVKNVRNFDVESGYKLLRKNAFDTNSDPKSYEAGKGRRALTSYLKYNYVPLEDSVWQAFHKREQVSRTLEYAYDDFCLFILAEELGHSEDAALLRKRAFNYQNVIDPVTGYARGRYADGSWIKNFDPFSKRSSFITEGSPAQYTWFVPQDIAGLKKAVGGEKSFVDKLDTLFEKGYYWHGNEPNHQISYLYAYARQPWKTQKWVRNIIREEYDITPGGLSGNEDGGQMSAWLVFSMAGLYPVTPGTPFYVLGTPVFEETSLEFSHGKKFKIKANGVSDQAIYIQSAKLNGKPYTKTYLSHDDLTKGGDLVLEMGVKPNENWGNSASDAPPSLSKD; from the coding sequence ATGTTTTTTAATTCTTGTTTGCGCAAATTGTCGGCATGTATCTGTTTGGGATTTTTACTAATCTTTCAAAATTCCTATGCGCAAAAGTTACCTGTTCAATATGTTGAAACACGCATCGGTACGGCTCCGGCAGCCACGGAAAGTGCTGCAAAACACAGTGAGGCCGGGAGTGAATTAAAAGGACAAACGATGCCGGCGGTTGGAACGCCACACGGAATGACGCAGTGGACGCCGCAGACAAAATCAACGGAAACAAAATGTATTGCGCCTTATTATTATGCAGATACACATTTTCAGGGTTTCCGTGGTACGCATTGGCTGAATGGTTCCTGTGTGCAGGATTACGGAACGCTAACCGTGATGCCCATTTCAGGAGAGCTTATTGTGAATCCGGAAAAACGGGCTTCTGGTTTTCGTCATGAAACAGAAATTGCAACACCGGCTTATTATAGTGTCAAGCTGGATGATTATAACATCACCGCTGAGGTTACTTCCCTCTCCCGAACCGCAATGCTTCGTTTTTCATATGGAGAAGGAAAAGATAACTTCATCGTCATTGAGCCTAATAGCGATGAAGGAGAAGGTTTTGTTGAAATTTTCCCTGAACGAGGCGAAGTTGTAGGTTATAATCCGGTTCATAAAATTTATCAGGGGGCCGGTCAGTCGGCCGGATTCAGCGGTTATTTTGTTTTGAAATTTGATACACCTTTTACACAATACGGTGTTTGGGAAGATGATCTGATTTCCCCGATGGGTAGAACAAAAATGGGAAAAGGGAAGCGTGAAAAGTTGGGAGCTTATGTCGGTTTTGGAACAAATCAAAAATCAGTAATCGTTCAGATCGGGACTTCTTTCACAAGTCTTGAAGGTGCCCGGAATAATTTGAAAAAAGAGCAGTTGGGTAAAAGTTTTGACGCCATACGCCGGTCAACGGAAAATGAATGGAGTACTGCTTTGGGAAAAATGAAGGTGAAAGGAAGTGAAAAAGATAAAATACTTTTTTACAGCGCACTTTACAGAACAAAACTCTCTCCCAGATTGTATTCGGATGTTGACGGACAATATCCATCTTTTGCAGGCGGAACACCTTTGCAAAAAGCGGACGGATTTGATTATTACTGTGATTACAGTATGTGGGATACATTTCGAGGCTCCATGCCTTTGCTTGCACTTTTGGAACCAAAAAAATCGGGAGACATGATGCAATCATTGGTGAAAAAAGGTGAACAGGGGGGCTGGATGCCGATTTTTCCTATCTGGAACAGCTATACCGCAGCCATGATCGGTGATCATGTTATGTCTGTCATGGCCGATGCTTATGTGAAAAATGTCAGGAATTTCGATGTTGAATCAGGTTATAAATTGTTGAGGAAAAATGCATTTGATACAAATTCGGATCCGAAAAGTTATGAAGCCGGAAAGGGCCGGAGAGCACTAACATCGTATCTGAAATACAATTATGTCCCATTGGAAGATAGTGTATGGCAGGCTTTTCACAAACGCGAACAGGTTTCCAGAACCCTGGAATATGCTTATGATGATTTTTGTCTTTTTATTCTGGCAGAAGAATTGGGTCATTCGGAAGATGCGGCTTTGCTTCGAAAGCGCGCTTTTAACTATCAGAATGTGATCGATCCTGTGACAGGTTATGCCCGTGGACGCTACGCGGACGGAAGCTGGATCAAGAATTTTGATCCGTTTTCAAAACGATCCAGTTTTATTACCGAAGGTTCGCCGGCGCAGTATACCTGGTTTGTTCCACAGGATATTGCGGGGTTGAAAAAAGCAGTTGGCGGAGAAAAATCGTTTGTAGATAAGCTGGACACATTATTTGAAAAGGGATATTACTGGCACGGAAATGAGCCTAATCACCAGATTTCATACCTGTATGCTTATGCACGACAACCATGGAAAACACAGAAATGGGTAAGAAATATTATCCGGGAAGAATATGATATAACTCCTGGCGGATTAAGTGGAAATGAAGATGGCGGACAAATGTCGGCTTGGCTGGTTTTTAGTATGGCCGGATTGTATCCTGTTACACCCGGAACACCTTTTTATGTTTTGGGAACACCTGTTTTTGAAGAAACTTCTCTGGAATTTTCACATGGTAAGAAATTTAAGATCAAGGCAAATGGTGTGTCGGATCAAGCCATTTATATTCAGTCGGCAAAACTAAACGGGAAACCATACACTAAAACTTATTTGTCACATGACGATTTAACAAAGGGCGGTGATCTTGTCTTGGAAATGGGTGTTAAGCCAAATGAGAACTGGGGTAATTCAGCTTCGGATGCGCCGCCTTCCTTATCAAAAGATTAG